The Pochonia chlamydosporia 170 chromosome 3, whole genome shotgun sequence genome contains the following window.
ACGTCTTACAACAATGATCTAATTCTCAGAGTCCTAAAGGCTAACTGCAATCTTACGATTAATTTGGCAAGTAATTCATCCTAACCATGAAATGAGAATCCGTGCATTCTGTCGCAAAGTCCTTGCGAATCCCCAACGTCCAAATATTACTTTATTTACTTGAGTATACTACTTTACACTCACCCTCATTTCCCTGCCGAAATACTTTACTCGAGCGGCTCAAGAGCAGCTCCAATGCGCTTCCCAGTCTCCTTGTCGTAGCGATGCTGTTGTCGGTGAAAGTCGTAGTCAACTCGTAATGAGCGCTCTCGAATACGTCGGAAGAACCATTCCGGACCACCTTTCTGTAATCGAAATACATTAGTAACTGTATAAACTCGTGTAATTGACTGAGAGTATAAAACGTACCAAAGCGGTAATGTAACGCATGACACCAGGCAGATAGATCGTACCGCCGTAACCACTGTATACTGCCTCTACGAGCTTCTCACTCACAGTTTCGACATTCAGCAATGGGGTCACAAAGTTGGATTCATTAGTCTTTCCAGTGAAGAGAGGCGTGCGGATGAAGCCAAAAATACCCAAAGTGAGACGCACTCTGGGGGCCCTATGCAGACTCTTGAGTTCTAATTGAAGGCCCTGTGGAGTCATGTTGGTAAGTTTCTGGAAGACATATACAGCGaaatgaaggtgatgaaAATAGGAGACATGGTTCATAGGGTATATCAATTGATAGCATACCTCATGCAAGGCCGTCAAACCAGCCTTTGAAGCTGAATAGTCCACAATAGTCGGCGCCGAAATGACGGAGCTCATTGATCCTGTATTCAAGATGTGTCCATGATCCCGTCTCACCATCTCTGGCAGAAATTCCTTGACCAACAGAAACGGCGCAATGAGATTGGTCTTGAGGGTGAGCTGCACATCGTTTGACGTCCCCTCCATGACCGTTGAGCCTCTCGCTAATCCTGcattgttgaagaggacAGTCGGATGGCCAACTTCGACCTTGATGCGATCGCATACAAGTTTGATGGCGTAAGCATCGCTCAAATCGCATTCGTAGTAGTACACCCTTGCACCACGAGGCGGCGTCCATGACAACGGGACATAATCAATGATAATGATACGCGTGCGAGGGTTCTTGGCAATGAGTCGCTGGCAGACGCTGGCACCAATGCCGCTGCTACCGCCTGTGACAACGACAATTTCATCGTCCCAATTCCATCGGGAGTCCGATACCCAGTTGTTGGCAGATTGCCTGTTCAGTTGGTCGTTTAGAGCGAGAATGAAACTCGCAGCGGCAAGCCAGTAGACTCGGGAGCGTATGGCTTTCGCCCGATCAGTCGAAACACGTTGTATCAATCGTGAGAATAATGGTTCCCACGTCAGACCCAAGGCAAGAGGCAACGTCGTCGTTGGTGTGAGAACCCAATTTCTCACAGCGCCGGCCACGACGTCGAGAGTGAAGCCTTCACGAGAAAACATGGTTGAAAGTATTTCACGTCCTCATGTACTGACTATTGACTGTAGCCTTCTAAGCCTGTTAAACTGCAATGACTGAGATTGATAATTTGGACGAGGCTGACTGAGAGATTCCTGGTCACAAATATCACTTGGTTATCCCGGAATTGTCCCTAACCGAGAGAGACCAGATCGGATTCAAGCCGCTGGCTGGTAGTCCGAtcagacacaccagacggcaTGGCGGACCAATACGTCGCATTTGCGGGCCAGCCTTCAACTCCGTTCCACCTGTTTTGGTCCCTTGATCCGTCCGCCGATGCTGGGGAGTTTTGCCCCACACCATCATGAAAGCTTCATGTTGTTATGCGAGTCGCTTGCCGTCAGGTATTAGCCATGGCGTGGGGTACTGGATAAAGACAGCTAAGCAGCCCATTGAGTCGTCAAAGCATATTGACATTGGCAGCCACAAGCCACTATTGAAAACGTCGGTGGGATagccaagcttcttcatcagcaGGAACACATCCTTTGATTTCAAGACATCGCGGACCACCAGTGGGAGCATTGAAGGGTTGGGGCTGGAGTTTACCGAGGCATTCCCCCGCAACATGTCTggcccatctccaaccagttgacccctgGTGATGTAGCTGGAGAGTGGAGGAGCGGCGGGTCGCTGGGGAAatcaccaacattgaacatcttCTTCGAGCTTGGTGTCTCGGCCGGCTTTCGTAAGTTGACCCAGTGTCCTGTTTTGGAACTCTTCGCTTGCGCTGTTCCTACCATTCGGTTAGTACTAACCTAATCTTTGCGTCCTTATGCAGATGTAGCAGATTAAACATGCAATCACACGTGAAAAGCTCACCCACGCTTTGTCGCGGGTCTAGTCCGTCCCATCTTACTTTAAGACAAATATGTCGCGAGATACCGCGACATGAAGTAGTTGCTCCTGCAAACTGTTATTCCTACTGCCGACCCAATTGATAGTCTGTAGTGAGCAATCTCATTTTCACACCTTTTAAAATGGTATGTATCTGTTGATTCCTGAGATGATGCAGTTGCTGAAATCTCGGAGGGCTGGCTGAATGTCTCTGCTTGGGCTTATGCAAAATATTCGGCATGCTAATGCGAAGCATGATGTAGGCTGTCCAGAGTGCGCTGAGGGTCGAAGCTTTGGAAAGCTACCCACACCAAAATGGAAGACCAAAGCTTTCAATATGGGAATATGTAAAGCTGTTAGCCAAGGCAACCACCATCAGTACGTCCAACTTCTCCCGTATGCATCGTCAAGCTTATTTAACGTGTCGTCGTCACAGTCCCTCTGCGCATGGCGTTGTACATACTGCGAATAGTATATTTTTCGGCCAGACGAAAGTTCAACATCAAGTACTATGTGTTTTGCGCCATTGTTGATGTCGTCTTTACGACCTTCAATGATCGCGAAATCCAGATTTACTCGCATCCCACCATAGATGCCTATAACATGTGGGTAAATGGCAAGCTGGGGCGCACCAGAGAGCCTGCACTCCGGCAACGGCTTGTCCATGAAATCCAGCCGCTTGGTCACACTGGCGGCTCGCTTCTGTGGGTAGGAAACCGACGTAAGGCCAGCAAGATCGTGCTGTTCTTGCATGGCGGTGGGTATATTGCGCCAGCTCTTCGAGGCCACTATGAGTGGTGCTGGAATGCCTACGTTATGGCAGGCAGGGAAGCTGGAGTTGAGGTCGCAGTCGGTTGTCTCCAGTATACCCTTTTAAACGATGGTAGATTCCCTGTTCCTCTCGTGCAGGGCGCAGAAGCCCTTAGGTCGATTTTGGATTCCGGAGTCAACCCGTCTGATATCTACGTGGGCGGTGATTCTGCAGGGGGGAACCTGAGCTTGCAAATCTTGAGCCACATTCTCCATCCTTATGAAGGAATTTCCCCTCTGAAGTTATCCAAGCCTCTTGGAGGAGTCTTCCTAGTTTCGCCTTGGTTGAGCAACAATGTTTACACCGACTCGTTCAATCGCAACAGTGGCCATGACATGATATCCTTTGGGGCCATGGATACTCTGGGCGCCGCCCTCTATGGCGAAGAGTTGATCAAAGCACATAAGGCAGATATCCTTGCCGGAGACTACTCCGCAGCGAACCCATACATGACCCCTCTGGATACTGACGAAGACTGGCTCGACGGTATTGGGGACATTACTTCCCACGTCTATCTCACCGTGGGGAAGAACGAGATTCTGTACGATCAGGGCGTCAAGTTGATTAGCCTTTTGCGGCGCAGAAATGCGACATGTAAAATTAGATTGGATGAGGCGGAGAAGGAGGCTCACGACTTTATTCTCATTGAGAACATATTTGGAAAGCCAGGGGATGCGACGTCCAGGATGAAGGATTGGTTCAAGGGGGTTATCACGACCCGTCATTGACGAATGGGAACATGCCGATGTAATGTTTTGATAGAACCGAACGTATGTATTATCGAATTATTGAACTTTTGGCCAAGTTTCGGTGATACATGCTCGTCAGCAAGTGTTCATTGGTCGGGTCATAACGCAACGTCCGTGTCGTGTCGGAGGTCAAATCGGCACCTTGGGATGTAAGGACATGCAACTGGACCAACACGAAGACAGATAACTCTGCGCCCGTATTGTGGCAAACGTGAGCACAGCTAGAGATTGACTGGCTTAGTAATACGAATGAATACTTTATGGGGTCAAATATCAAGTACCAAGTTTAGTGATGCCTAGATTCCTTCTTGAAGCGGAAGGCACGACTTCTGTTAGGCGTAGGGAAGGAGCCATTGTGCTGGACAAGGTCAGCGTTTCACAAATGACATACTTGTCAAGTAGAGTATCTTTATTCATCAATGTGTCCCGACAACCCCCAAAAGATATGATTCGTATATGTTCATGTAGATTGCCATCTCACTGCTTTGGCCTACCGACCGTGACTACACAATGATGCAGTCGACGGCAATTGTCGACCCAGCGGCCCTGGCGCCCGGCCGGAAGCAACTGGAATGACACCAGCAGATGCAGCTTGGGTTGACGCCGAATTTTCAAGCATTGATTTGCCACGATTATTTCTTATCCGTTTCATTTCTTATTGGCCATTCAACTGGTCAAAGCTAGTCCGATAGCTGTCGCTGGCCGGCCGACTGC
Protein-coding sequences here:
- a CDS encoding short chain dehydrogenase (similar to Colletotrichum gloeosporioides Nara gc5 XP_007286172.1), giving the protein MFSREGFTLDVVAGAVRNWVLTPTTTLPLALGLTWEPLFSRLIQRVSTDRAKAIRSRVYWLAAASFILALNDQLNRQSANNWVSDSRWNWDDEIVVVTGGSSGIGASVCQRLIAKNPRTRIIIIDYVPLSWTPPRGARVYYYECDLSDAYAIKLVCDRIKVEVGHPTVLFNNAGLARGSTVMEGTSNDVQLTLKTNLIAPFLLVKEFLPEMVRRDHGHILNTGSMSSVISAPTIVDYSASKAGLTALHEGLQLELKSLHRAPRVRLTLGIFGFIRTPLFTGKTNESNFVTPLLNVETVSEKLVEAVYSGYGGTIYLPGVMRYITALKGGPEWFFRRIRERSLRVDYDFHRQQHRYDKETGKRIGAALEPLE
- a CDS encoding alpha/beta hydrolase fold protein (similar to Metarhizium robertsii ARSEF 23 XP_007819970.2), producing MAVQSALRVEALESYPHQNGRPKLSIWEYVKLLAKATTIIPLRMALYILRIVYFSARRKFNIKYYVFCAIVDVVFTTFNDREIQIYSHPTIDAYNMWVNGKLGRTREPALRQRLVHEIQPLGHTGGSLLWVGNRRKASKIVLFLHGGGYIAPALRGHYEWCWNAYVMAGREAGVEVAVGCLQYTLLNDGRFPVPLVQGAEALRSILDSGVNPSDIYVGGDSAGGNLSLQILSHILHPYEGISPLKLSKPLGGVFLVSPWLSNNVYTDSFNRNSGHDMISFGAMDTLGAALYGEELIKAHKADILAGDYSAANPYMTPLDTDEDWLDGIGDITSHVYLTVGKNEILYDQGVKLISLLRRRNATCKIRLDEAEKEAHDFILIENIFGKPGDATSRMKDWFKGVITTRH